From a region of the Hypanus sabinus isolate sHypSab1 chromosome 2, sHypSab1.hap1, whole genome shotgun sequence genome:
- the pax9 gene encoding paired box protein Pax-9 translates to MEPAFGEVNQLGGVFVNGRPLPNAIRLRIVELAQLGIRPCDISRQLRVSHGCVSKILARYNETGSILPGAIGGSKPRVTTPTVVKHIRAYKQRDPGIFAWEIRDRLLADGVCDKYNVPSVSSISRILRNKIGNLSQQNQYESSKTPAHPPPQSALQYNAIYSYSSPITTAAAKIPSSPGVPAIPAHMGIHRTWPSSHSVSDILGIRTLIEQQGAIPISDSSSYPTKVEEWNSINRSHFHSSNQSAVNGLDKSPLEQEVKYTQGPNGLPAVSSFVTASSMAPYPPPTQVSPYMTYSAAASSYMATHGWQHAAGSTISTHSCDLPTPLPFKSIQAAREGSHSIAASAL, encoded by the exons ATGG AGCCAGCGTTTGGAGAGGTAAACCAGTTGGGAGGTGTATTTGTCAACGGCAGACCACTGCCTAATGCCATTCGACTGCGGATAGTTGAACTGGCCCAGCTGGGAATCCGACCCTGTGATATTAGCAGACAGTTAAGAGTTTCACATGGCTGTGTCAGCAAAATCCTAGCTCGGTACAACGAGACTGGTTCCATATTGCCCGGTGCGATCGGTGGGAGCAAGCCCAGAGTGACAACCCCCACAGTGGTCAAACACATTCGAGCATACAAGCAGAGAGATCCAGGGATTTTTGCGTGGGAGATCCGCGACAGACTCTTGGCAGATGGTGTCTGCGACAAGTACAACGTTCCCTCCGTCAGCTCCATCAGCAGAATCCTTCGGAACAAGATCGGGAACTTGTCCCAGCAGAATCAGTACGAGTCGAGCAAGACTCCGGCGCATCCCCCTCCACAGTCGGCTCTTCAGTATAATGCAATTTATTCCTATTCCAGTCCCATCACAACGGCCGCAGCAAAAATACCGTCGTCGCCCGGTGTGCCCGCCATTCCAGCGCACATGGGAATTCACAGGACCTGGCCTTCATCGCACTCCGTCTCCGATATTCTGGGCATCAGAACATTAATTGAGCAGCAAG GTGCTATTCCCATTAGTGACAGTTCTTCTTATCCTACTAAAGTGGAAGAATGGAACAGTATAAACAGGAGTCACTTCCACTCCTCAAACCAGTCTGCAGTGAATGGACTGGACAAGTCCCCACTGGAGCAGGAAGTCAAATATACTCAG gGTCCCAATGGTTTGCCTGCAGTTAGCAGCTTTGTTACTGCTTCAAGTATGGCTCCTTATCCTCCACCCACACAAGTATCTCCCTACATGACATACAGTGCAGCTGCTTCCAGCTACATGGCAACCCACGGCTGGCAGCATGCGGCTGGCAGCACAATATCAACGCACAGTTGCGACCTTCCCACACCACTGCCATTTAAAAGCATTCAAGCAGCTAGAGAAGGTAGCCATTCGATTGCAGCCTCTGCATTGTAG